A genomic region of Zea mays cultivar B73 chromosome 6, Zm-B73-REFERENCE-NAM-5.0, whole genome shotgun sequence contains the following coding sequences:
- the LOC542331 gene encoding NADP-dependent malic enzyme has product MISARTAAASPASLWKQGGRSEGGGSCDGCRTYRNTLRRAAAAKVRALPSRAVEAVKMGSAAEMEQEEAEVAAAAAGVVVEDHYGEDSATEELPILPWAFSVASGYTLLRDPHHNKGLAFMEKERDAHHLRGLLPPAVVPQELQIKKIMHNLRQYQVPLQRYMAMMDLQERNERLFYKLLIDNVEELLPVVYTPTVGEACQKYGSIFRQPQGLYVSLRDKGKVLEVLRNWPHRNIQVICVTDGERILGLGDLGSQGMGIPVGKLALYTALGGVRPSACLPITIDVGTNNEKLLNDEFYIGLRQKRATGEEYHELMEEFMAAVKQIYGEKVLIQFEDFANHNAFNLLAKYSKSHLVFNDDIQGTASVVLAGLLAALKVVGRTLAEHTYLFLGAGEAGTGIAELIALEISKQTSAPIEECRKKIWLVDSKGLIVDSRKNSVQSFKKPWAHEHEPLTTLYDAVQSIKPTVLIGTSGVGRTFTKEVVEAMASFNERPIIFSLSNPTSHSECTAEEAYNWTQGRVIFASGSPFDPVEYDGKVFVPGQSNNAYIFPGFGLGLVISGAIRVHEDMLLAASEALAAQATQENFDKGSIFPPFTNIRKISARIAAAVAAKAYELGLATRLPPPRDLVKYAQSCMYTPVYRNYR; this is encoded by the exons ATGATCTCCGCGCGCACCGCCGCAGCTTCCCCCGCTTCCCTG TGGAAGCAGGGAGGACGAAGCGAGGGCGGCGGCAGCTGCGACGGATGTCGGACTTACAGGAACACTTTGCGGAGGGCCGCAGCAGCGAAGGTGCGTGCCTTGCCGTCGAGGGCGGTGGAGGCGGTCAAAATGGGCTCCGCCGCGGAGATGGAGCAGGAGGAGGCGGAGGTGGCCGCGGCCGCGGCCGGCGTCGTCGTCGAGGACCACTACGGCGAGGACAGCGCCACCGAGGAGCTGCCCATCCTGCCCTGGGCCTTCTCCGTCGCAAG CGGTTACACCCTCTTGAGGGATCCACATCACAACAAGGGTCTTGCTTTCATGGAGAAGGAGAGGGATGCACACCACTTGCGGGGGCTGCTTCCTCCTGCAGTTGTGCCTCAAGAACTCCAA ATTAAGAAGATCATGCACAACCTGCGGCAGTACCAGGTCCCTTTGCAGCGCTATATGGCCATGATGGACCTTCAG GAGAGGAACGAGAGGCTTTTCTACAAGCTTTTAATTGATAACGTGGAGGAGCTGCTTCCTGTGGTTTATACACCAACTGTAGGTGAGGCCTGCCAGAAGTATGGGTCCATCTTTCGACAACCACAGGGTCTGTATGTCAGCTTGAGGGACAA GGGGAAGGTCCTAGAAGTTCTAAGGAACTGGCCACATAGGAACATTCAAGTTATCTGTGTTACTGATGGTGAGCGAATCTTGGGACTTGGAGATTTGGGTTCTCAG GGAATGGGAATTCCTGTAGGCAAACTTGCTCTATACACTGCTCTTGGAGGAGTTCGTCCATCAGCT TGTTTGCCTATCACAATCGATGTTGGCACAAATAATGAGAAACTGCTTAATGATGAGTTTTACATTGGACTCCGGCAAAAACGTGCAACTGGCGAG GAGTATCATGAGCTTATGGAAGAGTTCATGGCTGCTGTTAAGCAAATCTACGGCGAGAAAGTCCTCATTCAG TTTGAGGACTTCGCGAATCATAATGCTTTTAATTTGCTTGCAAAATATAGCAAGAGCCATCTTGTTTTCAATGATGACATCCAG GGCACAGCATCAGTGGTCCTTGCAGGTTTGTTAGCAGCACTCAAGGTGGTTGGTAGGACCTTGGCAGAGCACACTTATTTATTCCTTGGTGCTGGGGAG GCTGGAACTGGTATTGCAGAACTCATTGCTCTTGAGATTTCAAAACAG ACGTCGGCTCCAATTGAAGAGTGCCGCAAGAAGATTTGGTTGGTGGACTCAAAG GGTTTGATTGTTGACTCTCGTAAAAACTCCGTTCAGTCATTCAAAAAACCTTGGGCACATGAGCATGAGCCCTTGACAACCTTGTACGATGCTGTTCAG TCCATCAAACCTACAGTTCTGATTGGGACGTCTGGAGTTGGAAGAACATTCACAAAAGAAGTTGTTGAGGCCATGGCTTCCTTCAATGAG AGGCCTATCATCTTTTCACTGTCAAATCCAACCTCTCATTCTGAATGTACTGCTGAAGAAGCATATAACTGGACTCAG GGTCGTGTAATATTTGCCAGTGGCAGTCCATTTGACCCTGTGGAGTACGATGGGAAGGTTTTTGTACCTGGACAG TCGAACAACGCCTACATTTTCCCTGGATTTGGCCTCGGTCTTGTTATCTCTGGAGCCATCCGTGTCCACGAGGACATGCTTCTTGCCGCCT CGGAAGCACTAGCTGCTCAGGCCACACAGGAGAACTTCGACAAGGGATCAATCTTCCCGCCCTTCACCAACATTAGAAAGATCTCTGCGCGCATTGCCGCAGCCGTGGCTGCAAAAGCTTATGAACTCG GTTTGGCGACCCGTCTGCCTCCCCCAAGGGACCTGGTGAAATATGCACAGAGCTGCATGTACACTCCTGTCTACCGTAACTACCGGTAG
- the LOC103631485 gene encoding uncharacterized protein, translating into MEWALERLGVDEAVFDAVVCFETMNPHLFGDYAHAVDRRPAKPVVDAIVAGLRAAGSNPRRTLFLDDSERNIATRKALGLRTALVRNTTILTVLFSNTFLPCSRVRVVVGGSSGGWHTPHRAIVMEY; encoded by the exons ATGGAGTGGGCGCTGGAGCGGCTGGGCGTGGATGAGGCCGTCTTCGACGCCGTCGTGTGCTTCGAGACCATGAACCCGCACCTGTTCGGCGACTACGCGCACGCCGTCGACCGGCGCCCGGCCAAACCGGTGGTGGATGCAATCGTCGCCGGGCTGCGCGCCGCCGGCTCCAACCCACGCCGGACG CTGTTCCTGGACGACAGCGAGAGGAACATCGCCACGAGGAAAGCGCTCGGCCTCCGCACCGCCCTGGTACGTAACACAACCATCCTCACCGTTCTGTTCTCCAACACGTTTCTGCCGTGCTCAAGAGTACGTGTGGTAGTTGGTGGATCGTCAGGTGGTTGGCACACACCACACCGCGCGATAGTTATGGAGTACTAG
- the LOC542331 gene encoding NADP-dependent malic enzyme isoform X4, translated as MISARTAAASPASLWKQGGRSEGGGSCDGCRTYRNTLRRAAAAKVRALPSRAVEAVKMGSAAEMEQEEAEVAAAAAGVVVEDHYGEDSATEELPILPWAFSVASWLKKYAEESYFYISGYTLLRDPHHNKGLAFMEKERDAHHLRGLLPPAVVPQELQIKKIMHNLRQYQVPLQRYMAMMDLQERNERLFYKLLIDNVEELLPVVYTPTVGEACQKYGSIFRQPQGLYVSLRDKGKVLEVLRNWPHRNIQVICVTDGERILGLGDLGSQGMGIPVGKLALYTALGGVRPSACLPITIDVGTNNEKLLNDEFYIGLRQKRATGEEYHELMEEFMAAVKQIYGEKVLIQFEDFANHNAFNLLAKYSKSHLVFNDDIQGTASVVLAGLLAALKVVGRTLAEHTYLFLGAGEAGTGIAELIALEISKQTSAPIEECRKKIWLVDSKGLIVDSRKNSVQSFKKPWAHEHEPLTTLYDAVQSIKPTVLIGTSGVGRTFTKEVVEAMASFNERPIIFSLSNPTSHSECTAEEAYNWTQGRVIFASGSPFDPVEYDGKVFVPGQSNNAYIFPGFGLGLVISGAIRVHEDMLLAASEALAAQATQENFDKGSIFPPFTNIRKISARIAAAVAAKAYELGLATRLPPPRDLVKYAQSCMYTPVYRNYR; from the exons ATGATCTCCGCGCGCACCGCCGCAGCTTCCCCCGCTTCCCTG TGGAAGCAGGGAGGACGAAGCGAGGGCGGCGGCAGCTGCGACGGATGTCGGACTTACAGGAACACTTTGCGGAGGGCCGCAGCAGCGAAGGTGCGTGCCTTGCCGTCGAGGGCGGTGGAGGCGGTCAAAATGGGCTCCGCCGCGGAGATGGAGCAGGAGGAGGCGGAGGTGGCCGCGGCCGCGGCCGGCGTCGTCGTCGAGGACCACTACGGCGAGGACAGCGCCACCGAGGAGCTGCCCATCCTGCCCTGGGCCTTCTCCGTCGCAAG TTGGTTGAAAAAATACGCTGAGGAGTCTTATTTCTACATCAGCGGTTACACCCTCTTGAGGGATCCACATCACAACAAGGGTCTTGCTTTCATGGAGAAGGAGAGGGATGCACACCACTTGCGGGGGCTGCTTCCTCCTGCAGTTGTGCCTCAAGAACTCCAA ATTAAGAAGATCATGCACAACCTGCGGCAGTACCAGGTCCCTTTGCAGCGCTATATGGCCATGATGGACCTTCAG GAGAGGAACGAGAGGCTTTTCTACAAGCTTTTAATTGATAACGTGGAGGAGCTGCTTCCTGTGGTTTATACACCAACTGTAGGTGAGGCCTGCCAGAAGTATGGGTCCATCTTTCGACAACCACAGGGTCTGTATGTCAGCTTGAGGGACAA GGGGAAGGTCCTAGAAGTTCTAAGGAACTGGCCACATAGGAACATTCAAGTTATCTGTGTTACTGATGGTGAGCGAATCTTGGGACTTGGAGATTTGGGTTCTCAG GGAATGGGAATTCCTGTAGGCAAACTTGCTCTATACACTGCTCTTGGAGGAGTTCGTCCATCAGCT TGTTTGCCTATCACAATCGATGTTGGCACAAATAATGAGAAACTGCTTAATGATGAGTTTTACATTGGACTCCGGCAAAAACGTGCAACTGGCGAG GAGTATCATGAGCTTATGGAAGAGTTCATGGCTGCTGTTAAGCAAATCTACGGCGAGAAAGTCCTCATTCAG TTTGAGGACTTCGCGAATCATAATGCTTTTAATTTGCTTGCAAAATATAGCAAGAGCCATCTTGTTTTCAATGATGACATCCAG GGCACAGCATCAGTGGTCCTTGCAGGTTTGTTAGCAGCACTCAAGGTGGTTGGTAGGACCTTGGCAGAGCACACTTATTTATTCCTTGGTGCTGGGGAG GCTGGAACTGGTATTGCAGAACTCATTGCTCTTGAGATTTCAAAACAG ACGTCGGCTCCAATTGAAGAGTGCCGCAAGAAGATTTGGTTGGTGGACTCAAAG GGTTTGATTGTTGACTCTCGTAAAAACTCCGTTCAGTCATTCAAAAAACCTTGGGCACATGAGCATGAGCCCTTGACAACCTTGTACGATGCTGTTCAG TCCATCAAACCTACAGTTCTGATTGGGACGTCTGGAGTTGGAAGAACATTCACAAAAGAAGTTGTTGAGGCCATGGCTTCCTTCAATGAG AGGCCTATCATCTTTTCACTGTCAAATCCAACCTCTCATTCTGAATGTACTGCTGAAGAAGCATATAACTGGACTCAG GGTCGTGTAATATTTGCCAGTGGCAGTCCATTTGACCCTGTGGAGTACGATGGGAAGGTTTTTGTACCTGGACAG TCGAACAACGCCTACATTTTCCCTGGATTTGGCCTCGGTCTTGTTATCTCTGGAGCCATCCGTGTCCACGAGGACATGCTTCTTGCCGCCT CGGAAGCACTAGCTGCTCAGGCCACACAGGAGAACTTCGACAAGGGATCAATCTTCCCGCCCTTCACCAACATTAGAAAGATCTCTGCGCGCATTGCCGCAGCCGTGGCTGCAAAAGCTTATGAACTCG GTTTGGCGACCCGTCTGCCTCCCCCAAGGGACCTGGTGAAATATGCACAGAGCTGCATGTACACTCCTGTCTACCGTAACTACCGGTAG
- the LOC542331 gene encoding NADP-dependent malic enzyme isoform X3, translating into MISARTAAASPASLWKQGGRSEGGGSCDGCRTYRNTLRRAAAAKVRALPSRAVEAVKMGSAAEMEQEEAEVAAAAAGVVVEDHYGEDSATEELPILPWAFSVARYVSFSWLKKYAEESYFYISGYTLLRDPHHNKGLAFMEKERDAHHLRGLLPPAVVPQELQIKKIMHNLRQYQVPLQRYMAMMDLQERNERLFYKLLIDNVEELLPVVYTPTVGEACQKYGSIFRQPQGLYVSLRDKGKVLEVLRNWPHRNIQVICVTDGERILGLGDLGSQGMGIPVGKLALYTALGGVRPSACLPITIDVGTNNEKLLNDEFYIGLRQKRATGEEYHELMEEFMAAVKQIYGEKVLIQFEDFANHNAFNLLAKYSKSHLVFNDDIQGTASVVLAGLLAALKVVGRTLAEHTYLFLGAGEAGTGIAELIALEISKQTSAPIEECRKKIWLVDSKGLIVDSRKNSVQSFKKPWAHEHEPLTTLYDAVQSIKPTVLIGTSGVGRTFTKEVVEAMASFNERPIIFSLSNPTSHSECTAEEAYNWTQGRVIFASGSPFDPVEYDGKVFVPGQSNNAYIFPGFGLGLVISGAIRVHEDMLLAASEALAAQATQENFDKGSIFPPFTNIRKISARIAAAVAAKAYELGLATRLPPPRDLVKYAQSCMYTPVYRNYR; encoded by the exons ATGATCTCCGCGCGCACCGCCGCAGCTTCCCCCGCTTCCCTG TGGAAGCAGGGAGGACGAAGCGAGGGCGGCGGCAGCTGCGACGGATGTCGGACTTACAGGAACACTTTGCGGAGGGCCGCAGCAGCGAAGGTGCGTGCCTTGCCGTCGAGGGCGGTGGAGGCGGTCAAAATGGGCTCCGCCGCGGAGATGGAGCAGGAGGAGGCGGAGGTGGCCGCGGCCGCGGCCGGCGTCGTCGTCGAGGACCACTACGGCGAGGACAGCGCCACCGAGGAGCTGCCCATCCTGCCCTGGGCCTTCTCCGTCGCAAG ATATGTTTCCTTCAGTTGGTTGAAAAAATACGCTGAGGAGTCTTATTTCTACATCAGCGGTTACACCCTCTTGAGGGATCCACATCACAACAAGGGTCTTGCTTTCATGGAGAAGGAGAGGGATGCACACCACTTGCGGGGGCTGCTTCCTCCTGCAGTTGTGCCTCAAGAACTCCAA ATTAAGAAGATCATGCACAACCTGCGGCAGTACCAGGTCCCTTTGCAGCGCTATATGGCCATGATGGACCTTCAG GAGAGGAACGAGAGGCTTTTCTACAAGCTTTTAATTGATAACGTGGAGGAGCTGCTTCCTGTGGTTTATACACCAACTGTAGGTGAGGCCTGCCAGAAGTATGGGTCCATCTTTCGACAACCACAGGGTCTGTATGTCAGCTTGAGGGACAA GGGGAAGGTCCTAGAAGTTCTAAGGAACTGGCCACATAGGAACATTCAAGTTATCTGTGTTACTGATGGTGAGCGAATCTTGGGACTTGGAGATTTGGGTTCTCAG GGAATGGGAATTCCTGTAGGCAAACTTGCTCTATACACTGCTCTTGGAGGAGTTCGTCCATCAGCT TGTTTGCCTATCACAATCGATGTTGGCACAAATAATGAGAAACTGCTTAATGATGAGTTTTACATTGGACTCCGGCAAAAACGTGCAACTGGCGAG GAGTATCATGAGCTTATGGAAGAGTTCATGGCTGCTGTTAAGCAAATCTACGGCGAGAAAGTCCTCATTCAG TTTGAGGACTTCGCGAATCATAATGCTTTTAATTTGCTTGCAAAATATAGCAAGAGCCATCTTGTTTTCAATGATGACATCCAG GGCACAGCATCAGTGGTCCTTGCAGGTTTGTTAGCAGCACTCAAGGTGGTTGGTAGGACCTTGGCAGAGCACACTTATTTATTCCTTGGTGCTGGGGAG GCTGGAACTGGTATTGCAGAACTCATTGCTCTTGAGATTTCAAAACAG ACGTCGGCTCCAATTGAAGAGTGCCGCAAGAAGATTTGGTTGGTGGACTCAAAG GGTTTGATTGTTGACTCTCGTAAAAACTCCGTTCAGTCATTCAAAAAACCTTGGGCACATGAGCATGAGCCCTTGACAACCTTGTACGATGCTGTTCAG TCCATCAAACCTACAGTTCTGATTGGGACGTCTGGAGTTGGAAGAACATTCACAAAAGAAGTTGTTGAGGCCATGGCTTCCTTCAATGAG AGGCCTATCATCTTTTCACTGTCAAATCCAACCTCTCATTCTGAATGTACTGCTGAAGAAGCATATAACTGGACTCAG GGTCGTGTAATATTTGCCAGTGGCAGTCCATTTGACCCTGTGGAGTACGATGGGAAGGTTTTTGTACCTGGACAG TCGAACAACGCCTACATTTTCCCTGGATTTGGCCTCGGTCTTGTTATCTCTGGAGCCATCCGTGTCCACGAGGACATGCTTCTTGCCGCCT CGGAAGCACTAGCTGCTCAGGCCACACAGGAGAACTTCGACAAGGGATCAATCTTCCCGCCCTTCACCAACATTAGAAAGATCTCTGCGCGCATTGCCGCAGCCGTGGCTGCAAAAGCTTATGAACTCG GTTTGGCGACCCGTCTGCCTCCCCCAAGGGACCTGGTGAAATATGCACAGAGCTGCATGTACACTCCTGTCTACCGTAACTACCGGTAG
- the LOC542331 gene encoding NADP-dependent malic enzyme isoform X1 yields the protein MISARTAAASPASLWKQGGRSEGGGSCDGCRTYRNTLRRAAAAKVRALPSRAVEAVKMGSAAEMEQEEAEVAAAAAGVVVEDHYGEDSATEELPILPWAFSVASWLKKYAEESYFYISGYTLLRDPHHNKGLAFMEKERDAHHLRGLLPPAVVPQELQIKKIMHNLRQYQVPLQRYMAMMDLQERNERLFYKLLIDNVEELLPVVYTPTVGEACQKYGSIFRQPQGLYVSLRDKGKVLEVLRNWPHRNIQVICVTDGERILGLGDLGSQGMGIPVGKLALYTALGGVRPSACLPITIDVGTNNEKLLNDEFYIGLRQKRATGEEYHELMEEFMAAVKQIYGEKVLIQFEDFANHNAFNLLAKYSKSHLVFNDDIQGTASVVLAGLLAALKVVGRTLAEHTYLFLGAGEAGTGIAELIALEISKQTSAPIEECRKKIWLVDSKGLIVDSRKNSVQSFKKPWAHEHEPLTTLYDAVQSIKPTVLIGTSGVGRTFTKEVVEAMASFNERPIIFSLSNPTSHSECTAEEAYNWTQGRVIFASGSPFDPVEYDGKVFVPGQSNNAYIFPGFGLGLVISGAIRVHEDMLLAASEALAAQATQENFDKGSIFPPFTNIRKISARIAAAVAAKAYELGTHVPSVLLCSADTIPHLGVHHTVTSLCRFGDPSASPKGPGEICTELHVHSCLP from the exons ATGATCTCCGCGCGCACCGCCGCAGCTTCCCCCGCTTCCCTG TGGAAGCAGGGAGGACGAAGCGAGGGCGGCGGCAGCTGCGACGGATGTCGGACTTACAGGAACACTTTGCGGAGGGCCGCAGCAGCGAAGGTGCGTGCCTTGCCGTCGAGGGCGGTGGAGGCGGTCAAAATGGGCTCCGCCGCGGAGATGGAGCAGGAGGAGGCGGAGGTGGCCGCGGCCGCGGCCGGCGTCGTCGTCGAGGACCACTACGGCGAGGACAGCGCCACCGAGGAGCTGCCCATCCTGCCCTGGGCCTTCTCCGTCGCAAG TTGGTTGAAAAAATACGCTGAGGAGTCTTATTTCTACATCAGCGGTTACACCCTCTTGAGGGATCCACATCACAACAAGGGTCTTGCTTTCATGGAGAAGGAGAGGGATGCACACCACTTGCGGGGGCTGCTTCCTCCTGCAGTTGTGCCTCAAGAACTCCAA ATTAAGAAGATCATGCACAACCTGCGGCAGTACCAGGTCCCTTTGCAGCGCTATATGGCCATGATGGACCTTCAG GAGAGGAACGAGAGGCTTTTCTACAAGCTTTTAATTGATAACGTGGAGGAGCTGCTTCCTGTGGTTTATACACCAACTGTAGGTGAGGCCTGCCAGAAGTATGGGTCCATCTTTCGACAACCACAGGGTCTGTATGTCAGCTTGAGGGACAA GGGGAAGGTCCTAGAAGTTCTAAGGAACTGGCCACATAGGAACATTCAAGTTATCTGTGTTACTGATGGTGAGCGAATCTTGGGACTTGGAGATTTGGGTTCTCAG GGAATGGGAATTCCTGTAGGCAAACTTGCTCTATACACTGCTCTTGGAGGAGTTCGTCCATCAGCT TGTTTGCCTATCACAATCGATGTTGGCACAAATAATGAGAAACTGCTTAATGATGAGTTTTACATTGGACTCCGGCAAAAACGTGCAACTGGCGAG GAGTATCATGAGCTTATGGAAGAGTTCATGGCTGCTGTTAAGCAAATCTACGGCGAGAAAGTCCTCATTCAG TTTGAGGACTTCGCGAATCATAATGCTTTTAATTTGCTTGCAAAATATAGCAAGAGCCATCTTGTTTTCAATGATGACATCCAG GGCACAGCATCAGTGGTCCTTGCAGGTTTGTTAGCAGCACTCAAGGTGGTTGGTAGGACCTTGGCAGAGCACACTTATTTATTCCTTGGTGCTGGGGAG GCTGGAACTGGTATTGCAGAACTCATTGCTCTTGAGATTTCAAAACAG ACGTCGGCTCCAATTGAAGAGTGCCGCAAGAAGATTTGGTTGGTGGACTCAAAG GGTTTGATTGTTGACTCTCGTAAAAACTCCGTTCAGTCATTCAAAAAACCTTGGGCACATGAGCATGAGCCCTTGACAACCTTGTACGATGCTGTTCAG TCCATCAAACCTACAGTTCTGATTGGGACGTCTGGAGTTGGAAGAACATTCACAAAAGAAGTTGTTGAGGCCATGGCTTCCTTCAATGAG AGGCCTATCATCTTTTCACTGTCAAATCCAACCTCTCATTCTGAATGTACTGCTGAAGAAGCATATAACTGGACTCAG GGTCGTGTAATATTTGCCAGTGGCAGTCCATTTGACCCTGTGGAGTACGATGGGAAGGTTTTTGTACCTGGACAG TCGAACAACGCCTACATTTTCCCTGGATTTGGCCTCGGTCTTGTTATCTCTGGAGCCATCCGTGTCCACGAGGACATGCTTCTTGCCGCCT CGGAAGCACTAGCTGCTCAGGCCACACAGGAGAACTTCGACAAGGGATCAATCTTCCCGCCCTTCACCAACATTAGAAAGATCTCTGCGCGCATTGCCGCAGCCGTGGCTGCAAAAGCTTATGAACTCGGTACGCACGTGCCCTCTGTTTTGCTTTGCAGTGCAGACACCATTCCACACCTTGGCGTTCACCACACCGTCACTTCCCTCTGCAGGTTTGGCGACCCGTCTGCCTCCCCCAAGGGACCTGGTGAAATATGCACAGAGCTGCATGTACACTCCTGTCTACCGTAA
- the LOC542331 gene encoding NADP-dependent malic enzyme isoform X2: MISARTAAASPASLWKQGGRSEGGGSCDGCRTYRNTLRRAAAAKVRALPSRAVEAVKMGSAAEMEQEEAEVAAAAAGVVVEDHYGEDSATEELPILPWAFSVASGYTLLRDPHHNKGLAFMEKERDAHHLRGLLPPAVVPQELQIKKIMHNLRQYQVPLQRYMAMMDLQERNERLFYKLLIDNVEELLPVVYTPTVGEACQKYGSIFRQPQGLYVSLRDKGKVLEVLRNWPHRNIQVICVTDGERILGLGDLGSQGMGIPVGKLALYTALGGVRPSACLPITIDVGTNNEKLLNDEFYIGLRQKRATGEEYHELMEEFMAAVKQIYGEKVLIQFEDFANHNAFNLLAKYSKSHLVFNDDIQGTASVVLAGLLAALKVVGRTLAEHTYLFLGAGEAGTGIAELIALEISKQTSAPIEECRKKIWLVDSKGLIVDSRKNSVQSFKKPWAHEHEPLTTLYDAVQSIKPTVLIGTSGVGRTFTKEVVEAMASFNERPIIFSLSNPTSHSECTAEEAYNWTQGRVIFASGSPFDPVEYDGKVFVPGQSNNAYIFPGFGLGLVISGAIRVHEDMLLAASEALAAQATQENFDKGSIFPPFTNIRKISARIAAAVAAKAYELGTHVPSVLLCSADTIPHLGVHHTVTSLCRFGDPSASPKGPGEICTELHVHSCLP; encoded by the exons ATGATCTCCGCGCGCACCGCCGCAGCTTCCCCCGCTTCCCTG TGGAAGCAGGGAGGACGAAGCGAGGGCGGCGGCAGCTGCGACGGATGTCGGACTTACAGGAACACTTTGCGGAGGGCCGCAGCAGCGAAGGTGCGTGCCTTGCCGTCGAGGGCGGTGGAGGCGGTCAAAATGGGCTCCGCCGCGGAGATGGAGCAGGAGGAGGCGGAGGTGGCCGCGGCCGCGGCCGGCGTCGTCGTCGAGGACCACTACGGCGAGGACAGCGCCACCGAGGAGCTGCCCATCCTGCCCTGGGCCTTCTCCGTCGCAAG CGGTTACACCCTCTTGAGGGATCCACATCACAACAAGGGTCTTGCTTTCATGGAGAAGGAGAGGGATGCACACCACTTGCGGGGGCTGCTTCCTCCTGCAGTTGTGCCTCAAGAACTCCAA ATTAAGAAGATCATGCACAACCTGCGGCAGTACCAGGTCCCTTTGCAGCGCTATATGGCCATGATGGACCTTCAG GAGAGGAACGAGAGGCTTTTCTACAAGCTTTTAATTGATAACGTGGAGGAGCTGCTTCCTGTGGTTTATACACCAACTGTAGGTGAGGCCTGCCAGAAGTATGGGTCCATCTTTCGACAACCACAGGGTCTGTATGTCAGCTTGAGGGACAA GGGGAAGGTCCTAGAAGTTCTAAGGAACTGGCCACATAGGAACATTCAAGTTATCTGTGTTACTGATGGTGAGCGAATCTTGGGACTTGGAGATTTGGGTTCTCAG GGAATGGGAATTCCTGTAGGCAAACTTGCTCTATACACTGCTCTTGGAGGAGTTCGTCCATCAGCT TGTTTGCCTATCACAATCGATGTTGGCACAAATAATGAGAAACTGCTTAATGATGAGTTTTACATTGGACTCCGGCAAAAACGTGCAACTGGCGAG GAGTATCATGAGCTTATGGAAGAGTTCATGGCTGCTGTTAAGCAAATCTACGGCGAGAAAGTCCTCATTCAG TTTGAGGACTTCGCGAATCATAATGCTTTTAATTTGCTTGCAAAATATAGCAAGAGCCATCTTGTTTTCAATGATGACATCCAG GGCACAGCATCAGTGGTCCTTGCAGGTTTGTTAGCAGCACTCAAGGTGGTTGGTAGGACCTTGGCAGAGCACACTTATTTATTCCTTGGTGCTGGGGAG GCTGGAACTGGTATTGCAGAACTCATTGCTCTTGAGATTTCAAAACAG ACGTCGGCTCCAATTGAAGAGTGCCGCAAGAAGATTTGGTTGGTGGACTCAAAG GGTTTGATTGTTGACTCTCGTAAAAACTCCGTTCAGTCATTCAAAAAACCTTGGGCACATGAGCATGAGCCCTTGACAACCTTGTACGATGCTGTTCAG TCCATCAAACCTACAGTTCTGATTGGGACGTCTGGAGTTGGAAGAACATTCACAAAAGAAGTTGTTGAGGCCATGGCTTCCTTCAATGAG AGGCCTATCATCTTTTCACTGTCAAATCCAACCTCTCATTCTGAATGTACTGCTGAAGAAGCATATAACTGGACTCAG GGTCGTGTAATATTTGCCAGTGGCAGTCCATTTGACCCTGTGGAGTACGATGGGAAGGTTTTTGTACCTGGACAG TCGAACAACGCCTACATTTTCCCTGGATTTGGCCTCGGTCTTGTTATCTCTGGAGCCATCCGTGTCCACGAGGACATGCTTCTTGCCGCCT CGGAAGCACTAGCTGCTCAGGCCACACAGGAGAACTTCGACAAGGGATCAATCTTCCCGCCCTTCACCAACATTAGAAAGATCTCTGCGCGCATTGCCGCAGCCGTGGCTGCAAAAGCTTATGAACTCGGTACGCACGTGCCCTCTGTTTTGCTTTGCAGTGCAGACACCATTCCACACCTTGGCGTTCACCACACCGTCACTTCCCTCTGCAGGTTTGGCGACCCGTCTGCCTCCCCCAAGGGACCTGGTGAAATATGCACAGAGCTGCATGTACACTCCTGTCTACCGTAA